A DNA window from Arachis hypogaea cultivar Tifrunner chromosome 18, arahy.Tifrunner.gnm2.J5K5, whole genome shotgun sequence contains the following coding sequences:
- the LOC112772556 gene encoding exocyst complex component EXO70H1, producing the protein MVLRKGLLIVNHQEGSNWETSLSMENARSIIAKWDPLPNGSENKDSTPLFTNTRQEAKRYLNAVSNLHSAMQHLLTLDSSSDQLVEACSLMQVAMNRLERELYRVSAEIRDHVDDDNIRHAAAKEDLKAIVECMFFAGYGKECVQIYSKVRKSNVTEALQNLGVEKPRLSKMKKMQWEMFDFKIKTWLNAVKFAVGALFPVERSLINQIFPSSENTTVVESCFAEICKDGAEMLFLFPEIIAKCEKTPEKMFRLLDLYEALSQNWPKIKDIFSYESTSSVRLQVGVSHMKIGEAVRATLSAFESAITKESSKTPVPSGRIHPLTRYVMNYISFLADYSDALTNILIDSPKTPMPESYFRTPKLPAKTPAPPELAERLAWEILLLLCKIDGKAELYKNVALGYLFLANNMQYVVTKARNTKLGSILGDDWLASHDQKVKEYASKYVNMAWSMVEMSLPENPKAAMQPAEASAKFHIFNMAFQEACQMQSTWIAPDLKLRDDIQKSVVSKLVPKYRDFYETNRVGSDSVIAFSPDDLQNHISFILHDVEDPGSITTHFSSFLR; encoded by the coding sequence atggttCTTAGAAAGGGATTGCTCATCGTTAACCACCAGGAGGGTTCTAACTGGGAAACATCGTTAAGTATGGAAAACGCTCGCTCCATCATAGCAAAATGGGACCCACTTCCCAACGGCAGCGAAAACAAAGACTCAACTCCTCTCTTCACTAACACGCGCCAAGAAGCCAAACGGTACCTTAACGCCGTTTCAAATCTACATTCCGCTATGCAACACCTCCTCACACTGGATTCCTCCTCGGACCAGCTCGTCGAGGCTTGTTCCCTGATGCAAGTCGCCATGAACAGGCTCGAGAGAGAGTTATATCGTGTATCGGCTGAGATTAGGGACCATGTTGACGATGATAATATTCGCCATGCTGCTGCCAAGGAGGATTTGAAGGCAATCGTGGAGTGTATGTTCTTCGCTGGATATGGCAAAGAGTGCGTCCAGATTTACTCCAAGGTCAGAAAGTCCAATGTCACTGAGGCACTGCAGAATCTCGGAGTGGAAAAGCCTAGGCTCTCTAAGATGAAGAAGATGCAGTGGGAGATGTTCGATTTTAAGATCAAGACCTGGCTCAACGCCGTCAAATTCGCCGTCGGAGCTCTGTTTCCCGTTGAGAGGAGTCTCATTAACCAAATCTTTCCCTCATCGGAGAACACGACCGTAGTCGAGTCCTGCTTCGCGGAGATTTGCAAAGACGGTGCCGAAATGTTGTTTCTGTTCCCTGAAATCATAGCAAAGTGCGAGAAAACGCCGGAGAAAATGTTCCGACTACTCGATCTCTACGAAGCACTCTCTCAAAATTGGCCTAAAATCAAGGACATATTCTCATACGAATCAACCTCAAGCGTAAGGTTACAAGTCGGAGTTTCACATATGAAAATCGGCGAGGCCGTTAGAGCAACGTTATCGGCCTTCGAATCGGCGATTACTAAGGAGTCATCAAAGACGCCGGTCCCCAGCGGCAGGATCCACCCGCTCACTCGCTACGTCATGAACTACATCTCATTCCTAGCCGATTACAGCGACGCGCTCACCAACATACTCATCGATTCGCCAAAGACTCCCATGCCGGAGTCCTACTTCCGGACACCGAAGCTCCCGGCGAAAACTCCAGCGCCTCCGGAGCTGGCGGAGCGGCTGGCGTGGGAGATTCTTCTGCTGCTCTGCAAGATCGACGGAAAAGCAGAGCTCTACAAGAACGTGGCGCTGGGTTACCTGTTTCTTGCGAACAACATGCAATACGTGGTCACAAAGGCGCGGAACACGAAACTAGGTTCCATCCTGGGCGACGATTGGCTCGCGAGTCACGATCAAAAGGTGAAGGAATACGCATCCAAGTACGTGAACATGGCGTGGAGTATGGTGGAGATGTCTCTGCCGGAGAATCCAAAAGCGGCGATGCAACCGGCGGAAGCTTCCGCCAAGTTCCATATCTTCAATATGGCGTTCCAGGAAGCGTGCCAGATGCAGTCCACGTGGATCGCACCTGACCTGAAACTGCGGGATGATATCCAGAAATCGGTTGTTTCGAAGCTGGTGCCTAAGTACCGGGATTTCTACGAGACGAATCGGGTCGGGTCGGATTCGGTTATAGCGTTCTCACCCGATGATTTGCAGAatcatatttcttttattttgcatGATGTTGAAGATCCGGGCAGCATTACTACccatttttcttcctttcttcgaTAG
- the LOC112773113 gene encoding 3-ketoacyl-CoA synthase 12-like, whose protein sequence is MELFSSSLTATTILLYVVTPLLYLCFLVWKVVNHKRDHECYILGYQCYKPGDDRKLGTQCSGSIISRNKTLALNDFKFLLKAIVRSGLGEETYVPRNFLQGRESNPTVNDAVSEMDEFFHDSIAKLLAKTGVSASDIDVLVVNVSMFPSVPSLTSRIINHYKMRDDVKAFNLTGMGCSASLVSLDVVQNILKSQRNKCALLVTSESLSPNWYSGNDRSMVLANCLFRTGGCAILLSNKSWLKHKAIFKLKCLVRTHHGAKDDAYGCCNQKEDDEGRLGFYLGKNLPKAATRAFVDNLRVLSPKILPAREMLRFLLVSLLRKFKSATSAPKGAALATNTKYGNKSPLNLKTGVDHFCLHTGGKAVIDGIGMSLDLTEYDLEPARMTLHRFGNTSASSLWYVLAYMEAKRRLKRGDRVLMISFGAGFKCNSCLWQVMKDVEDRNVWDECIDHYPPHSLANPFMEQYGWINAVEDPTNFNLLSQPVTN, encoded by the coding sequence ATGGAGTTGTTTTCCTCTTCCCTCACTGCTACTACTATACTACTCTATGTAGTAACGCCATTATTGTACTTGTGCTTCCTTGTGTGGAAGGTGGTGAATCACAAAAGGGACCATGAATGCTACATTTTAGGGTACCAATGCTACAAGCCAGGCGATGATAGAAAGCTTGGAACTCAATGCAGCGGCAGCATCATATCCAGGAACAAAACCTTGGCTCTCAACGACTTCAAGTTCCTTCTCAAAGCCATTGTCAGATCCGGCCTTGGCGAAGAAACTTACGTTCCAAGGAACTTCCTCCAAGGCCGCGAGTCTAACCCTACCGTAAACGACGCCGTTTCGGAAATGGACGAGTTTTTCCACGACTCGATTGCCAAACTCCTCGCCAAAACCGGCGTCTCCGCCTCCGACATCGACGTCCTGGTGGTCAACGTCTCCATGTTCCCGTCAGTCCCGTCGCTGACTTCAAGAATCATCAACCACTACAAGATGAGGGACGACGTGAAGGCTTTCAACCTCACCGGCATGGGGTGCAGTGCAAGCTTGGTATCTCTTGACGTAGTCCAGAACATTCTCAAGTCGCAGAGAAACAAGTGTGCTTTGTTGGTTACTTCAGAGTCCTTGAGCCCTAACTGGTACTCAGGGAACGACAGATCCATGGTCCTCGCCAATTGTTTGTTTCGAACCGGAGGATGCGCTATTCTTTTGAGTAACAAGAGTTGGTTGAAGCATAAAGCCATATTCAAGCTCAAGTGCTTGGTGAGAACACACCATGGCGCCAAAGATGATGCATACGGTTGCTGCAACCAGAAGGAGGACGATGAAGGTAGGCTTGGGTTCTACCTAGGGAAGAATCTCCCTAAGGCAGCAACAAGAGCCTTTGTTGACAATTTAAGAGTCTTATCCCCCAAGATTTTACCAGCTAGGGAGATGCTTAGATTCTTACTCGTTTCCCTCCTCAGAAAATTTAAATCTGCCACGTCAGCACCTAAAGGAGCAGCTCTAGCAACAAACACAAAATATGGTAATAAATCGCCTTTGAATTTAAAGACCGGAGTAGATCATTTCTGTTTGCACACCGGAGGGAAGGCGGTTATTGATGGGATAGGGATGAGTTTGGATCTGACTGAGTATGATCTGGAGCCGGCGAGGATGACGCTGCACCGGTTTGGAAACACGTCAGCAAGCAGCTTGTGGTATGTGTTAGCGTACATGGAAGCTAAGAGGAGGCTCAAGAGAGGGGACAGGGTATTGATGATAAGCTTTGGTGCGGGATTTAAATGTAACAGCTGTTTGTGGCAAGTAATGAAGGATGTTGAGGATAGGAATGTGTGGGATGAATGCATTGATCACTATCCACCACACTCCCTTGCCAACCCTTTCATGGAGCAGTACGGTTGGATCAATGCTGTTGAGGATCCAACCAACTTCAACCTTCTTAGTCAGCCTGTTACTAACTAG
- the LOC112773099 gene encoding ankyrin repeat-containing protein At5g02620, whose product MSVTGKKMTKQLTGKRDDTHLHSAARSGSLSVLRETLTGIEDQEELHELLARQNQDGETPLYVAAEYGYVDLVRELIQLYDLADAGIKARNGFDALHIAAKQGDLDIVKILMEAHPELSMTVDQSNTTALHTAATQGHVEIVKLLLEAGKGLATIAKSNGKTALHSAARNGHVAVVKVLLEQDREIATRIDKKRQTALHMAVKGQNLEVVEELIKGDPSTINFVDNKGNTPLHIASRKGRAQIVKKLLEQKETNKKVVNRSGETALDTAEKMGNHDVKNILLEHGVVNANALVKSHGITATTTATATTATTSARELKQTVSDIKHEVHNQLEHTRQTRKRVQGIAKRINKMHQEGLNNAINSTTVVAVLIATVAFAAIFTVPGQFVDDPSDVPEGSTLGEANIAPQGAFLIFFVFDSIALFISLAVVVVQTSVVVIESKAKKQMMAIINKLMWLACVLITVSFLALAFVVVGKQEMWLAISVTVIGTTIMVTTLGTMCYWVIKHRIQASNLKNIRRSSMDTNKTKSSSVTAYSDSELLNRMYAI is encoded by the exons ATGAGTGTCACCGGGAAGAAAATGACCAAACAGTTAACAGGGAAGAGGGATGATACCCATTTGCATTCTGCAGCAAGATCAGGGAGTCTCTCTGTACTAAGGGAGACCCTTACTGGTATAGAAGATCAGGAGGAACTCCATGAGCTATTGGCAAGGCAGAACCAAGATGGTGAAACACCTCTTTATGTTGCTGCCGAATATGGTTATGTTGATCTAGTTAGGGAGTTGATTCAACTTTATGATCTTGCTGATGCTGGAATCAAAGCTAGGAACGGTTTTGATGCATTGCATATTGCTGCCAAACAAGGGGATTTAG ATATAGTGAAGATCCTTATGGAAGCTCATCCTGAATTATCAATGACTGTGGATCAATCTAACACCACAGCATTGCACACGGCGGCGACACAAGGGCACGTTGAGATAGTGAAGCTCCTCTTGGAAGCAGGAAAAGGCTTGGCAACCATTGCCAAGAGCAATGGGAAAACAGCTTTGCATTCTGCTGCAAGGAATGGACATGTTGCGGTTGTGAAAGTGCTTCTTGAGCAGGACAGAGAGATTGCAACTCGAATCGATAAGAAGAGGCAGACGGCGCTTCATATGGCCGTGAAGGGACAGAATCTTGAGGTGGTGGAGGAGTTGATCAAAGGAGATCCATCAACTATAAACTTTGTTGACAATAAGGGAAACACACCATTGCATATAGCATCTAGAAAGGGCAGGGCTCAG ATTGTAAAGAAGCTTCTTGAGcagaaagaaacaaacaaaaaagttgTTAACAGGTCTGGTGAGACTGCTTTAGACACTGCTGAAAAAATGGGGAACCACGATGTTAAGAATATTCTGTTAGAGCACGGCGTTGTGAACGCCAACGCCTTAGTAAAGTCCCATGGAATTACAGCCACAACCACAGCCACAGCCACGACCGCAACCACGTCTGCCAGGGAGCTAAAACAAACTGTGAGTGACATCAAACATGAGGTCCACAACCAGTTAGAGCACACCCGACAAACGCGAAAGCGGGTGCAAGGCATAGCAAAGAGAATCAACAAGATGCACCAAGAAGGCCTAAACAATGCAATAAACTCAACAACCGTGGTGGCAGTGCTAATTGCAACGGTGGCATTCGCGGCGATCTTCACAGTCCCCGGGCAGTTTGTTGATGATCCAAGCGATGTCCCTGAAGGGTCAACACTTGGTGAAGCAAACATAGCACCACAGGGTGCATTCTTGATCTTCtttgtgtttgattcaattgcaCTTTTCATATCCCTTGCTGTGGTTGTGGTTCAAACTTCGGTGGTGGTTATAGAGAGCAAAGCAAAGAAGCAAATGATGGCTATAATAAACAAGCTAATGTGGTTGGCTTGTGTGCTTATAACTGTTTCATTCTTGGCATtggcttttgttgttgttgggaAACAAGAGATGTGGCTTGCTATTTCGGTTACTGTTATTGGGACAACAATAATGGTTACAACCTTGGGGACTATGTGTTATTGGGTTATTAAGCACCGTATTCAGGCCTCTAATTTGAAGAACATAAGGAGATCTTCCATGGATACAAATAAGACTAAGTCTTCTTCAGTCACTGCTTACTCCGATTCTGAACTACTAAACAGAATGTATGCCATTTAG